The sequence TCCACTTCCACTGTTTTTACaaacatgttgaaacaggatTTTATATGGCTACTTTGTCCACATACTTGATGGAGGAAACCAATTATAtgagaagcagagaggaagaggaggaagaggaggaggaggaggaggaggaggaggaagaggaagaggtggaggaggaggacgaggatgAGGACGAGGACGAGGAGGACGAGGTCAACAAGGAGGATAAAGGTAAATTCAACCATGATGGGTTACATGTTGATTCAGTCCACAGAGATCTGATTGTCTCACTTTTGTATTGTTTAGATGATTCATGCAGTGAGGAATCATCTGTCCAGAAGCAGCAAAAACTAGCCTGGACTCCGTGTTTCTTCCTCAGGACAGATAAAGAGGTGTACTATTATGTCGGGCATAAAATCGTCATTGAGGAGGGTCTTGACTCCTATGCAGGCATGATATGGCCAGCGGTGAGTAGCGCTGTTTTTGAGATTTGCAACCTTATCCCAATTTGCAAAGCAGCATCAGCAATATTTTGATCCCAAGACATCTGATTATTTCCTCTGTCAGCTAAAACTGAGACTTTATAAACAAAAAGCTATTTTGTTCTGTATCATACAGTCTGAAGACAAGATCTATTGAAGGAAAAATCCACCATAAATTAACTTCGGAGTTTTTCCTTAagctgagcagcagagagctTCTCTGTGCTTATGATGTCATGTTTTGACATCTGAGGACTCTATGAAAGCAACAGGGCAGGAATAAACCTCTGGGGGCCCACCCTCAGGTCACTATGTATGTATTAGTTAGTCATTTGTAATTTCCTCATTTGTAGTTTGTGGTAACTTGATTAAGCGCTACTTTATTTTGGTAATTGCACCagataaactgaaataataaatgctTTCAACTTGACTTTAACTTGGTAAACGTTAGGTTATAATGCAGGTGTCACATTAAGCCCCCTATCACTTCAGTTTATCACTTCAGTTTGTCAGTTTAAATCGTGATGTAGTCGTGCATATTAGGGATTAGCAACTAACTAAATTAGCCCAATTAGCCCGATAATCCAGCCTTTGACAGGAAAAGGTGATTGTTTTTGTGGTCACTAACTGCTGGTCACCTGCTGACATCATCCATTTAAGTCTTCATGCTCTGACTTTCATCTTAAAGGAGTCTGCATGTAGACTGGTTGGAATAGCACAATGTTAACTTCATTTTAAGGAGGATTTTGCCTTTAAAGGTTTGCATTGTCTATGACAAAAGCAAAGAGATAAtgtaaacaagactaagagtctacagccatgctagcagctctgtaagGCTGTGCTAGCATCAGCATGCTAGCATAcatacaatgacaatgctaacatgctaatgtttagcaggtatagtgtttaccatgttcagCATTGCAGTTTAGTGTTTTAGAATTTTGCCAatcagcagtaaacacaaagtacaggtttgcaggtatttggtcaaacgGGAACTTTTCTGACAAATTCAGATTTTGACCTGCTGATGGCgccagatgaaaagtcaggggatcacaaaactcagtaggatacatcctctggggaccatgtatgtctgtgcaaaattttatggtaatccatccagtggttgttgagatatttcagtctagatgAAAGTGGTGCACCAACGGACAAATCAACATCCGCCTTTTATCGTCTCTTGTCTATTTTAGCTCTTTGGCTCTAAAGAACGAGTAACTAATACTTTACAACACTTGTTTTTCAACATCAAGGTACCAGTGACTAAAGGTCACATTGTTAGGTATCAGCATGAATTGTTAAGATCATATTGATGGCCCCCAGGCTCTGGCTCTCTGTCACTACCTGGACACTCATCGTGAACAGCTGAGTCTTGTGGACAAAGCGGTCCTGGAGATTGGGGCAGGAACTGGCCTCCTGTCTGTTGTGGCAGCTCTACTCGGTGAGTGAGGAAGGAGGATTAAACCATTCTCAGACATGAATTTGAAAGCATATTTcagatgtaatgtttttttttccatcctcaGGTGCCTGGGTGACAGCCACAGACCTTCCAGAGGTTCTGAGCAAACTGAGAGTCAACCTGTCCAGGAACACCAGGGGCTACTGCAGACACACACCCCAGGTGGCAGCTCTGTCCTGGGGCCCTGACCTGGAGCGCACCTACCCTACATCTGTCTACCGGTACGACTACGTGCTGGCGGCTGATGTTGTCTACCATCACGACTTCCTGGATGAGCTTCTGGTCACCATGAAGCATTTCTGCAAACCAGGAACGACTCTGATCTGGGCCAACAAGGTCAGATATGAGACTGATCTGAAGTTCACAGAGGACTTTCAAGAGGCCTTTCACACGAGCTTGCTGGCTGAAGATGGGGAAATGAAGATCTTCATGGCGACTTCTAGAGAAGAAAAGCAAGAAGGTGATGCAGGGCTGGAAATCAAGGATCTgctgagagagaaggagagagcagagggTTCTCTAGAGGATGGAGAATGTTGCtctgaaaaaaaggaagatgaaaAACTAACTATTGGCGACAGAGAACAATGTGAAGTATATGAGAGGGATCAACCAGAGAACATTGATTCAAGTTGTTGCACCACAAGCAGTGATGAAGACTTTACAGGTGAGTCTTAATCCTCATTGGTGAAAATACACCAATCAACCTAAAAGTATTTCATAAAGATTGAAATTAAAGTCCTGTTTCCTTCtgtttaaagggtcagttcacccaaaaaacccaaaaagtcaTGAAGATACCTCTGTGTTATATAGACTTTTTCTTCAGTACAAAGtagttttgatgatgatgagctgTTCACAGTCTGgaaagagatgttgctgttgaatttttcagtgctgtgagcatcacaaatgaaattccattcacctccattgtgtTGTGGtgaggcagaaatctcaaagGCAAATATCCTGAAACTTGCATGGCTGGATAAGTTACCACAAAAAGTGGGGACACCAAAAGACCAAGTTAAGCAAAACTTCAATATTCAGTGTCTTTTCATGGTTTATGGTAGGAAATGCTGCCATAAATACAGATAGAGATTTTTGATTCGGTCCATCTCAACTTTTTCGAGGAAAATTCTTGCTTTGCAGCTTCTCTACATTGATGTTAAAGTATATTatgaaggagaaataaaataatagaatcTGGAAATGTGTCTTCTGCTCATAGCAGCATAACAGAATGACAGTAGTACAATAGTCAGCACAATATACTTCAGGTACTGCAGGGTGGTGCTACATGATTTCATGAATTGTGCTAATTCAAGTAGAAAAGGTCACACTGCTGTCTTGTGGCTTGGCAGCATCACTTATAAGTGAAGGAACAGCTTTGCATCTGCATCTGGCAAGATTGGTGGCAAGAATTAAATGTGAGATATGAGTCATGTGCTAAAGCCAAAAGGTGGTACAGCCAATTTTTGGTTATGCCTCCAATGTCCTCAGTGACAGAGCCAGTGTAGAGTGTCGATACTTAAATGGAAGAGAAACAGGGACTAACTTTTTCCACTGCCTTGAGCTTATTTGGTTCACATGTGAACCATGTCAGTCAAAGTACTGATGCTTCTTTTTGTTGCACCATATCAAGCCACTGATGTTTCAAATGTATGTTGTGGCAatgtgagttcactgtgcaTTAATAATATTTGATCCATCCTCTCTCCACAGAAGACATCAAACAAACAGCTGTACATAGCAGCTTTGATAAAAATATCTACCATTACGCAGGGCGGGAAATAGTCATTTATGAGTCCATAGACTCTTCTGGAGCCGTGATGCGGCCAGCAGTGAGTATCACTGAGATTAAATGAACACCGGTTATAGAGATTGTTTGATATAAGTcattaaagttgtttttctaCCAGCATCAATGTTATTAATGACAAAATACTACAAATTTGTCCTAACAAACCATAGTTTCTATCTCTTCATCCTGCAGGCGTCGGCTTTGTGCTCCTTCCTCCGCAAAAACAGGCAGAGGGTGAACCTGCAGGGGAAGAAGGTGCTGGAGCTTGGAGCAGGAACAGGACTGGTTACCATTGTGGCCAGTCTACTGGGTGAGCAGTCACCAGTCCAATTCACTATATAATGAATTCTACATACTGACAACAAACACAGGAGGAGTTTGGAAATGTTAGAATGGCATGATACACAAATCTAAACTCCAAATAACATCAACCCAGAACGGAAACTAGTGGTTTTATAAAGTAACACTGTAAACATATTAGGCATAATATAATTTTGGCATTTACTGCATTTGAACTATTGCTTGATTTTGCTACCTTACACCTCTTTATGTATCACTACAACCGATGAATGTGcataacaaaaaaatcaaagtactcTTAATTGGCTGAAAATACTATTTGAAGTATCTTTAGCCAATAATTTTGCACGTGATTTTGTATTTATCCCATTAACTATTAATAACTATTTTATTAActattttaaaactattttagaatttttttctttatttgcactcatttttaaaaatcattttatacatttttggcTTAATTTCTGAGGCAACTGTtatatttatcttaaaaaatcaaatcaatctaGCAAACATGAATTTTCATGTAGCAatcttttagttttagtttaatcTTTTAGTGCTTTTTTTGTCCAAATGATGTCACCATTGTGTGTTAATGCATTTACAAGCAGAGACTTTCTTGTTGGTGTATTAAAAAATCTAAGACTTCAAAAAAGGTTaccaaaaaacatttcacttgtgtCATCTGAAAATTATATCCAGACCATAATAAATTATTATGGCCATGTGAAAAGGATCATATGAACTGAGTCGTTTCTTGCATTGCAAAACTTTGGATGACCTTCAATCTTCAGCTTCAGTCCAAAAAGAACTCTCTGTACTCACAGCTTCATCATCACACAACAATCTGTTCAGCACCAGTTTGGTCTTTTACTGTTACTATAGTTATGGTGATGTCAGGTCTTATCTCTGCATCCTCAGGAGCGTCCGTCACAGCTACAGACCTGCCTCAGCTGCTGGGTAACCTCAGGTCCAATGTGGTGAGGAACACCAGGGGGCGGTGCAGGCACACACCCAAGGTGGAAGCTCTGTCCTGGCGCGACGACCTGGAACAGACCCATCCTACATCTGTTTACAGGTACGACTATGTTCTGGCAGCAGATGTGGTCTACCGTCACGACTTCCTGGATGAGCTTCTGGCCACCATGAAGCATTTCTGTCAACCGGGAACGACTCTGATCTGGGCCAACCGCGTCAGATTTGAGTCTGATCTGACTTTCACTGACAACTTTAAAAATACCTTTAACACAAGTTTGCTTGCTGAGGTTGGGGAGATGAAGATCTTCATGGCAACGTGCAGAGAGTAAAGAGGCATGGAACAGTTATTGCACAGGACCAGAGGGGCCCCTAAGCCAGAGCCTGTGTTGAAAGTGACTGTTTTTCCAACATTTCTTTTtggaaaatcaaatcaattacAGTTTTTTGCTCCAAATCATTTATTACTGAGCATCTGCTAGTAGAGAGCAGGACCCAGTATAAagaatttaattttcttttcaatgtaataaaatgtagaaTAGCCCAGATTTAAGAAAAGGTAACCTGCATCAcaggttttatttaaaattgtgcttatattttgtaaaatatcaaTGAAGAAGAGTGTTATTGAGGATCTATTGTAGCAGAAGGGTTAGGAAAAATGTAGACAAAATTTTGGGCTCTATTCATCACCTGCATGAACACAATACTGAAGTTTAGGTGCAGTTTTTAGCCAACAGTAGAACAATAGTAGGTCACAAAGGCCTTTTACTGTGTGCTgcatattttacatacaaataaGATCATGTTAAAGGTTATAAAGTGTTAATAATACTCAGCACTGATCTCACTGTTTGAACCTGCAAACAGCACAGATAGTAAAAGAGGAGAAGTACAGCATGTGCTTTACTTTAGTTGTTGTCCTGAATCATATCAATGATCTTTCAGTGTggaactgaaacaattagtcaattaatccaCTGACATGCctagtttgtcattttgtcatgcAATGTttgcttgttccagcttctcaaatatgaggatttaatgcttttctttttaatatttgatagtAAACAGCATATCTATATGACTGTTTCTCATACAAAGCGAGCAAGTCTAGTCTAAGAGCATCCGCATCAGTTATGAAATTGTCTATTTTTGGCATGAGAATtgtaattttttacatttttattgtttaatacAGTAATAAATCAAAGGAACAACCTTTATCTCTTTTGGTGCTTTCCTTTGTCATTTCTGGAAAAAGCGATGCAAACTGTATAACTGTGTAACAATGGGTAATGAAAACAGTAATAACACAAGCTTGCATTGCTTCATACAATTTGTAAGTCAAGCTACAAAGCACAACTAAATATAGAAACTGTTATCAGATGCATTAACACTTTCGGCAAGTATGAGGCTCAGACAACTCCTAAAAAGAACAAGTGATGACCAGTACACAGCTCAGTTCTTCCAAATCATGTTTATTCAGTGTCGTTTTCCTTGTTTGTGACTTAATTCCATGTGACCACAAAACAGAGTGACAGTAGCTCAGGTCTTTTCCACACATCATCGAGGAAGAATGGGGTATAAAATAATACTAAGAGCATACAACCTTATCTCATAACATTCTGTAAAATATTGGCATTTACTAGATTTTATgactataaatataaacactcaACATCCAGAAGAAGCAAGTCGTTTCTGACACCAGCAGAGTGAGAGCAACAGATATGAGATTTCTGTTTGGTGCCAGAAATGGACGGTTTACAGTCCTGTGGTGAAAGTTAAGGCCATTTTCGGAGAGACTGTCATTGGCAACGCGTACTGTAGACAGCTGAGCCCTGAACATTAACGTCTGTCTGAACCAAGACCCAAACACAGGACGGAGAAAAAGGACCAGGAACACAAAAGATGCAAGAAGTGAAAAAGATTACTGTAGGTGACCGAACTTTGCAAACTGACTCCAGTAAACCGCTGTGCACTTGGAGACGCCTGTGCTGAGGCCACTGCAGAAAGTGCATACAAGTTACtgctaaaaacagaaacacaaggtGTTCTTACCCCTGGGTAAACATGAGTTGTCACCActgattggctgtgtgtgtacagtcaTCCCAGAAAAGATTCTTTACTCCCATGAGGGTGAAAGGCCTTGGCTTAGAGcaactgtttttacattccTAATCTCACACCTTCCACATCAGGGAGGGGCAAAACCAAATTTTACAGCCATTTTATTTAAACCACTGGTTCTCAAACTGAGTTGCtgggatcttttttttttagtataattattttttggagctttttatGGCTTTACTATAGgaaaagaagggagagagagatgagcaATGACATGCAGCAAAGCTCACCAGCTGAGAAGGGTCTCATTGTAAGTCTTTGCAGACTTAAGACAACACACTCACTTCACTACACAATCCCATCAACCCCCCTTTCTCGGATGTTCTTACCCTAAGGCTGGAGATATACTTGCTTTTTAACCACATGTAGACAACCGGCTGAGTCGTGAACAGAATTGTTCACATATACTTGCCTATGTACTTGTACTGGAGGATTCCACTAGAGGGCACAACAAAGAATTAAGGATATAAACAGAACTTCTGgatttgcatgatttaaaacaataaacatggCGAAACTAGAGGAGGTTACCATTTTGTCGGAACAGTCTTGGACTcgtttccatttatttttgcaggtttcCACGTCAACTTCTAAAATGGTACTGCTCTCACGCCAACTATTCTAACaagcatatttatatataatctGTAGCGGCGACGACACATCGAACATATGCAGCTAATTGTGGACTTGGTCTATTAACTTGTTTTCAAAACTTTCCAccattgttgttgctgctgacaTGCCTACTGACCCCTGCCAGCCGAGACCactaacttctggtttagccctttggctaacttgaatggggataaaacgaTTCCATCATGTGACTCTTCTCgactttcgaaatgtgatcGGATGGAATGGATgttaaaatgagtcatttcagggggttgtgacactcaaaaaaaaaaacgtatccACTTATTTACACGTCTCTTTCACATGAaagtttggccactatgtcaaactGGCGTCAAAGCCCAGTGCTGTTCCTAGGGGCTTGAGTTAAAAGCAAGTATATCTCCAGCCCAACACTAACCACCcccctcctcatgcctaaacctaaccaagtgggtgtgtcatgtagtaaagtgggtgcGTCATGTAGAGTACTGTGAGTCCGCAGATAGACCTACTTGCCCCGGTTCGATGCAACTGAGGACGTTGCTATTCATGGACAGCATCTTAACCTCTTGACCACCAGGGGCCCTGTGGTTGGAACCATTTGAGGGCAAAtcaattttcttcttctatcaATATTGTTATGACAtcaaatttttttaaaactatcaTCACATTAACTTCTCACAGTAAAATCATTCTTTGTTTAAACTGGTAATTCTGCAGacttgacagaaaatcacaagttttatttttacagaatTATGAGCCAAAAAAGGCGGAGAATCACTTATGTAAATGATAAAACTTGAATATATAGCAGACACGTTACATAATTCGGGTGAGATATGTTTaaggaccataccagtgttTTACAAGTTTTTGCTGGTTAACTAAAAATCATGTATTTTCACACTTTAGCTGAGCATTTACAAATACATGCTAGGTGGTTTTGTATTTTCCAGATGCATTTCTTCCTACAGTTCCACACAGATTGGTTTCTATTAATTTCTGTATGGCATGAAAAACAAACGTCAGGCTCTTGAAATGTGCTTGAGTTATCTATCAAAGTTAAATGAAGTCAGAGTTACATGATCTTTGCAGTGTAAAGATCACAGCAGTGATGACTTTTCAAGTCAATCTGCAATGTAACTGCATTGACACATTTATTGTATACATTGTGTTGTATAAACAAAAGTCTGTTAATATTATCCAATTgtaaagaaatgaatgaaaccaATAGAAAAATAcgtaaaaaatctaaaaaaaaaaataaaaaaaattgcaaaatggTCAGCTGTGATTTCAAATACATGCAATTTGTAGTTAATCAGATAAAACATGCAAATCTACTGGTATGATCTGTTAAAGTAAATAAGGGAGGGGGGAATCACTCATGTTCTACCCTCTCAAAATGgcttttcatttatcatttcagttcagttgggagaaaatgttcatgtaaacaaaatgtgcccacaaatacacaccaagtcattcacaaacacactcatgaaAATAACTTGAAAATCTTGTTTGGgattaaaaatcttttaaattgGAACAAACTAAAAATCTGCTTCCAAATAAAACTATTCTTTTTCCTTACATCCTAAAAGACATGCATATATGCAAAATACATCAATTAGAataatatttgtattatatacctattgcattttaatatttttttatgttatgtgtgtatgtacattattttatgaCACTGTGTACAAGTGCAACATTTTGAATGCTGCAGAGCAACGTCTCTAATActgtgtgaacattttacataGAAACATCCTACTGCTGCTCACAACTGAACGCAGCTGCATCTGTTGTGTTAGTGAGGTCTGTCGGATGGTCGTCAAATGTGCGGCTTGGGTCACTCAGCTGTATGGAGCGGGTGGCAACACCTCTAGAGGCAGGTGGAAGTTGAGAAAGTGTGGTTGTGGCTTTTCCTTTACCTGACAAGTCACTGACGGCCTGCATACAGTGCACAGACACATCATACTGCTGATACGAGCTTTTAAACCCACATTTGACACCAAAGGCTGATGGGTGAAATGACTGCAAGCGGCTGGGTGTTGACTGATGTTAAAAAAGCGCTACTGATTCTGCAGCTTCCGGTGGTCAAAACCGTCACACcgctttttcttcttcttcttcttcttcttcctgtcagAAATGGTAAGGTACATGTAGAAAGGCACCTcaactgtttttgtgttctgAGATTGTGTACTCGAGTTGTGTGTCGGAGCCTAAAAAGACAGACGAGACTAAACATTAAACTTTACAGCACGGCCTGACTGAAACAACcgatcagaaaacaaacaaacaaaaaaatatctttaagtTCTACCCAAGCCTCCCTTTTAGTTCAGGAATCAGGCAGACTCTGCGTGCCCTCGTATGTCCGAACATCGTGCAGCAGCGAGTCCTCCTTTCTTCTCACTGAAGTATCATAATGGCCAGTTtgagtttttctgtgtgttgaaGGTGACTAGATGGAGtcacagttatttttttttaaaagacttgTGATGCATCCGTGGTGTCCATACTGGCCcttgtacagtatatacacgAGAGAACGAGGTTACTTATATGATATGGAGTTTAGACAGCTGCGAATGGGTTGATGTAAAAAGACTCCTAAATGTGTAGATGAcaccaaaataaagaaaaaacacccAACTAAGATAAGACTGAGTGACAGTATCAAGAGTTTTTactataaatttaaaaaaagttaagcTGAGCTTTTGCTGTTGGTGGCATTCCAATGACCAGCCTTATAATTCATCAAACCATTTACACTCAGTGTTGTCCCTCATTTTGGCGTTCACCtacaactgaatttaaaaagaaagaaaatattctcAGGAAGCAGCTGGTTGGTCAGATGCATAGACCATGTGACCCTGAGGGGCGTGATATTGGAGTTACTGTGTAATGGATCATGTATGTATGGCCATGCTGCtcgtgcatgagtgtgtgtggtgtgtgtgtgtgtgtgtctagaaTGGTGTGTAGTCTGCAGGGTACATGACAGGGAGCCAGTTCTCACTGAAGGTGGCGCAGTGCGTCCATCTGAGGTGTCGcatgagctgaaaaaaaaacaaacaaacaggaagtgtttcAAGTGAACAAAGTTGACATTTGATTAATcacgttttctttttttttttaaatattctatAGAGAGTGagcattttaaatatctaataaaTCTGAACAGCGGTCACTGCAGTCATACCTGGATGCAATTCTTCATGTTCTCTTTGCTGGGCTTCTCCTCCACCATCTTTGAGGCGTATTTTAAGGCTCGGCCGTACATCTTGTTCACCAGAGCATGTTTGTATGAAAACATCAACACCTGAgcggaggagaagaaaaagaaaaactgaattaaTGCCAAGTGGTTCATTTTATGGTGAGATATATACAccaaattcacattttctggAGAAAAACCGGGGGAAAGCAGAATTTTTAAGTTATAACCTTTAGAAAGCGTtgaaagaaaatagaagaaTAGAATAGAAGCTGAAAATAGTTCCAGCAAATTCATTATTCACCCCTGTTGGAGATGCTTTTGTAAACACTACAGTGCCAGAGTGTTTCACCAATTAtttagcctttaaaaaaaaaaatatcaggggttttgctgacaataagacaaatacagtatatagtcaGCTTTAACTTTAAACTTTGAATTTAGTTTTGCTGCTCCTTCATTTTCTAAAACACGTTTTACTGACCTTGGAGTCGGTCAGCTCCGCCCACTTCTGCACCTCCCAAAATGTGTCTGTCAGGGCTTTAGCCACGTCATGCAGGCTGTCATCAGAGCTGCTGGCCACCTGTTCACCAACATCCTCTGCTGCAGCTTGTCCCGTGGCGACAGCGCCAGTGCCGTCCTGAGGCGTGAGGGGCAGCAGGAGCTGGTCAGCCAGAGCGCAGCCCTTCCTACATAGAGCGTCCAGCAGAGACGACTTCTGCTTCTCCATG comes from Thunnus maccoyii chromosome 1, fThuMac1.1, whole genome shotgun sequence and encodes:
- the LOC121896821 gene encoding uncharacterized protein LOC121896821; translated protein: EVEEEDEDEDEDEEDEVNKEDKDDSCSEESSVQKQQKLAWTPCFFLRTDKEVYYYVGHKIVIEEGLDSYAGMIWPAALALCHYLDTHREQLSLVDKAVLEIGAGTGLLSVVAALLGAWVTATDLPEVLSKLRVNLSRNTRGYCRHTPQVAALSWGPDLERTYPTSVYRYDYVLAADVVYHHDFLDELLVTMKHFCKPGTTLIWANKVRYETDLKFTEDFQEAFHTSLLAEDGEMKIFMATSREEKQEGDAGLEIKDLLREKERAEGSLEDGECCSEKKEDEKLTIGDREQCEVYERDQPENIDSSCCTTSSDEDFTEDIKQTAVHSSFDKNIYHYAGREIVIYESIDSSGAVMRPAASALCSFLRKNRQRVNLQGKKVLELGAGTGLVTIVASLLGASVTATDLPQLLGNLRSNVVRNTRGRCRHTPKVEALSWRDDLEQTHPTSVYRYDYVLAADVVYRHDFLDELLATMKHFCQPGTTLIWANRVRFESDLTFTDNFKNTFNTSLLAEVGEMKIFMATCRE